In Bacillus toyonensis BCT-7112, a single window of DNA contains:
- a CDS encoding YhcN/YlaJ family sporulation lipoprotein: protein MRKLGIITALFMLLFGSLTGCDNSPLDKKVKKEEAKRTDEKKGPKLTKMSTESFNQSISQDAKKRALAMEGIIEATAVNTNLDLYIAIKPEHHERFGLKPLRSKLKKKLSDENPTFDIHVSTDKKIFMLIEELENKIKKKKVSNDGIKKQLKLIQSEMGSNI, encoded by the coding sequence ATGCGAAAACTCGGAATCATAACCGCGTTATTTATGCTGCTATTCGGTTCACTTACCGGATGTGATAATAGCCCGTTAGATAAAAAGGTAAAGAAAGAAGAAGCGAAGCGAACAGATGAGAAAAAAGGTCCTAAATTAACAAAAATGAGTACAGAATCCTTTAATCAATCTATATCGCAAGACGCTAAGAAAAGAGCTCTTGCTATGGAGGGAATTATAGAAGCTACCGCAGTTAATACAAATTTAGATCTTTACATAGCCATCAAACCTGAACATCACGAAAGATTTGGTTTAAAACCTTTACGAAGTAAATTAAAAAAGAAACTAAGTGATGAAAATCCTACTTTTGATATTCATGTAAGTACAGACAAAAAGATCTTTATGCTCATAGAAGAACTTGAAAACAAAATTAAGAAAAAGAAAGTAAGTAACGACGGCATCAAAAAACAATTGAAGCTCATTCAATCAGAAATGGGATCTAATATTTAA
- a CDS encoding glycosyltransferase family 39 protein, which translates to MQKILRSIPSLGVNLASCIILLIMCWSIFQQQDLAFSPFIIFGICAFIIFIYALVFLTRNISTKKYVYTISIVYLLISIIIIKLVPSSPISDFQYMLDGAKELAAGNMKAIKDNQYFFWNTTQLGFTIYEALVLTLTSHSYFALQFLNIVYTLLTGLAIFYIAKHRLNNETFGRFGFILYVTSINLFLLVPVLTNQHLSMMLFSWGTYHLLARDENKNYINMVFGGLLFALGNIIYPIGILFLIAAGLFLLFFHSNILKRNFISSITFISTYLVILYTLAYIPVMLNISHNPITNADSGWKFVIGLNKESNGQYSLEDFAKLRQSIVDFDIEEHNRIQKQLIKERTENLTDLIPLMNKKNIIMWGSPTDSYAYIPINDIARNTINDVSFIKLDFIHYVSIMLLSMGSVFIFLFSSPFKNLNMKYFQILIIGAFLIYLVTEVQIRYRYFFFPIFIILAAFTLQYIMNLSLFKMNKAQSGSTASTDS; encoded by the coding sequence ATGCAAAAAATACTTCGAAGTATACCTTCATTAGGAGTTAACCTGGCATCATGTATCATTCTGCTAATCATGTGTTGGAGTATCTTTCAACAACAAGATTTGGCATTTAGTCCTTTTATCATCTTTGGGATATGTGCTTTCATCATTTTCATATATGCCCTCGTTTTCTTAACAAGAAATATAAGCACAAAAAAATACGTCTATACGATAAGCATCGTTTATCTACTGATATCTATCATAATTATTAAATTAGTCCCTTCGTCTCCAATTTCTGATTTTCAGTACATGTTGGATGGAGCTAAAGAATTAGCCGCTGGCAACATGAAAGCCATTAAGGATAATCAGTACTTCTTTTGGAATACTACTCAGTTGGGCTTTACAATTTACGAGGCACTTGTTCTTACATTAACCTCACATAGTTACTTTGCCTTACAGTTCTTGAATATTGTGTATACATTGCTAACAGGTTTAGCTATTTTTTACATAGCTAAACACCGATTAAACAATGAAACCTTCGGGCGATTTGGTTTCATTTTATACGTAACATCTATTAACTTATTTTTACTAGTCCCTGTGCTCACAAATCAGCATCTTTCTATGATGTTGTTTTCTTGGGGAACGTATCACCTATTAGCACGCGATGAAAATAAAAATTACATAAATATGGTTTTTGGTGGTCTGCTATTCGCTTTAGGAAATATTATTTATCCTATTGGGATCCTATTTTTAATAGCTGCCGGGCTTTTCCTTTTATTCTTTCACAGCAATATTTTAAAAAGGAATTTCATTTCTTCTATAACATTTATTTCTACATACTTAGTTATCTTATATACTTTAGCCTATATTCCTGTAATGCTTAATATTTCACATAACCCAATAACCAATGCGGATTCTGGCTGGAAATTTGTTATAGGCTTGAATAAAGAATCTAACGGCCAATATTCCTTAGAGGACTTCGCTAAATTAAGACAAAGTATTGTCGATTTTGATATAGAGGAACATAATCGAATTCAAAAACAATTAATTAAAGAAAGAACCGAAAATTTAACCGACCTTATCCCTCTTATGAACAAAAAAAATATTATTATGTGGGGTAGTCCAACAGATTCTTATGCATATATCCCTATAAATGATATCGCCAGAAATACTATCAACGATGTTTCATTTATAAAACTAGACTTTATACACTATGTATCGATTATGTTGCTGAGCATGGGTTCTGTCTTTATTTTTCTTTTCAGTTCTCCATTTAAAAATTTAAACATGAAGTATTTTCAAATTCTGATTATCGGTGCTTTTCTCATTTACTTAGTGACTGAAGTTCAAATTCGTTATCGCTATTTCTTCTTCCCGATCTTCATTATACTTGCAGCCTTTACTTTGCAATATATAATGAATTTATCATTATTTAAAATGAATAAAGCGCAATCTGGTTCAACGGCATCCACTGATTCATAA
- a CDS encoding phosphoglycerate kinase: MNKKSIRDVDLKGKRVFCRVDFNVPMKEGKITDETRIRAALPTIQYLVEQGAKVILASHLGRPKGQAVEELRLTPVAARLGELLGKDVKKADEAFGPVAQEMVAAMNEGDVLVLENVRFYAGEEKNDAELAKEFAALADIFVNDAFGAAHRAHASTAGIADYLPAVSGLLMEKELDVLGKALSNPERPFTAIIGGAKVKDKIGVIRHLLDKVDNLIIGGGLAYTFVKALGHEIGLSLCEDDKIELAKEFMQLAKEKGVNFYMPVDVVITEEFSETATTQIVGIDSIPSTWEGVDIGPKTREIYADVIKNSKLVVWNGPMGVFEMTPFAEGTKAVGQALADAEDTYSVIGGGDSAAAVEKFGMADKMSHISTGGGASLEFMEGKELPGVVCLNDK, translated from the coding sequence ATGAACAAAAAATCAATTCGTGACGTAGATTTAAAAGGTAAGCGTGTATTTTGCCGCGTTGATTTCAACGTACCTATGAAAGAAGGCAAAATTACAGATGAAACTCGTATCCGTGCAGCTCTTCCTACAATTCAATATTTAGTAGAGCAAGGTGCGAAAGTTATTTTAGCAAGCCACTTAGGCCGTCCAAAAGGTCAAGCAGTAGAAGAATTACGTCTTACTCCAGTAGCAGCACGTTTAGGCGAGCTTCTTGGTAAAGATGTTAAAAAAGCAGACGAAGCATTCGGACCAGTTGCACAAGAAATGGTTGCAGCAATGAACGAAGGCGACGTATTAGTTCTTGAAAACGTACGTTTCTATGCCGGCGAAGAAAAGAACGATGCAGAACTTGCGAAAGAATTTGCAGCTCTTGCTGACATCTTCGTAAACGATGCATTCGGTGCAGCTCACCGTGCTCACGCTTCTACAGCAGGAATCGCAGACTACCTACCAGCAGTATCTGGTTTATTAATGGAAAAAGAGTTAGATGTACTTGGTAAAGCACTTTCTAACCCAGAACGTCCATTCACAGCTATCATTGGTGGTGCGAAAGTAAAAGATAAAATCGGTGTAATTCGTCATCTATTAGACAAAGTAGATAACTTAATCATCGGTGGCGGACTTGCTTACACATTCGTTAAAGCTTTAGGTCATGAAATTGGTCTATCTCTATGTGAAGACGACAAGATCGAACTAGCTAAAGAATTTATGCAACTTGCAAAAGAAAAAGGCGTAAACTTCTACATGCCAGTTGATGTTGTAATCACAGAGGAATTCTCTGAAACTGCAACAACTCAAATCGTTGGTATCGACTCTATTCCTTCTACATGGGAAGGTGTGGACATCGGTCCTAAAACACGTGAAATTTATGCAGATGTAATTAAAAACTCTAAGCTTGTTGTATGGAATGGACCAATGGGTGTATTCGAAATGACTCCATTCGCAGAAGGTACAAAAGCAGTAGGACAAGCATTAGCAGATGCAGAAGATACATACTCTGTTATCGGCGGTGGTGACTCTGCAGCAGCTGTTGAAAAATTCGGTATGGCTGATAAAATGAGCCACATTTCTACTGGCGGCGGTGCGTCATTAGAATTCATGGAAGGTAAAGAGCTTCCAGGTGTAGTTTGTCTTAACGACAAATAA
- the gap gene encoding type I glyceraldehyde-3-phosphate dehydrogenase yields the protein MTKIGINGFGRIGRNVFRAALNNSEVEVVAINDLTDAKTLAHLLKYDTVHGTLNAEVSANENSIVVNGKEIKVIAERDPAQLPWSDYGVEVVVESTGRFTKKSDAEKHLGGSVKKVIISAPASDEDITVVMGVNHEQYDAANHNVVSNASCTTNCLAPFAKVLNEKFGVKRGMMTTIHSYTNDQQILDLPHKDLRRARAAAENMIPTSTGAAKAVALVLPELKGKLNGGAVRVPTANVSLVDLVVELDKEVTVEDVNAAFKAAAEGELKGILGYSEEPLVSIDYNGCTASSTIDALSTMVMEGNMVKVLSWYDNETGYSNRVVDLAAYMTSKGL from the coding sequence ATGACTAAAATTGGTATTAATGGATTTGGACGTATCGGACGTAACGTATTCCGCGCAGCTCTTAACAACTCTGAGGTAGAAGTAGTAGCAATCAACGACTTAACAGATGCTAAAACATTAGCTCACCTTTTAAAATATGACACAGTTCACGGAACTTTAAATGCAGAAGTATCTGCTAACGAAAACAGCATCGTTGTTAACGGTAAAGAAATTAAAGTTATCGCTGAGCGTGACCCAGCTCAATTACCATGGAGCGACTACGGAGTAGAAGTAGTAGTAGAATCTACTGGCCGTTTCACTAAAAAATCAGACGCTGAGAAACACTTAGGTGGATCAGTTAAGAAAGTTATCATCTCAGCTCCAGCTTCTGACGAAGATATCACTGTAGTTATGGGTGTTAACCACGAACAATACGATGCAGCTAACCACAATGTAGTATCTAACGCTTCTTGTACTACAAACTGTCTAGCTCCATTCGCTAAAGTATTAAACGAAAAATTCGGCGTAAAACGCGGAATGATGACAACAATTCACTCTTACACTAACGACCAACAAATCTTAGACTTACCACACAAAGATTTACGTCGTGCTCGTGCAGCAGCTGAAAACATGATCCCAACATCTACTGGTGCTGCTAAAGCTGTAGCATTAGTATTACCAGAACTTAAAGGTAAATTAAACGGTGGCGCTGTACGTGTTCCAACTGCTAACGTTTCTCTTGTTGACTTAGTTGTTGAACTTGACAAAGAAGTAACAGTTGAAGATGTAAACGCAGCATTCAAAGCAGCAGCTGAAGGCGAATTAAAAGGTATCCTTGGATACAGCGAAGAGCCATTAGTATCTATCGACTATAACGGATGTACAGCTTCTTCTACAATCGATGCATTATCTACAATGGTAATGGAAGGTAACATGGTTAAAGTACTTTCTTGGTACGATAACGAAACTGGTTACTCTAACCGCGTAGTAGACCTAGCTGCATACATGACTTCTAAAGGTCTTTAA
- a CDS encoding DUF421 domain-containing protein codes for MSHLPEWTLVILRSVFILIMLFAITKWLGKRQISQLSFFEYIAGMTIGDIAAQVSTGLDQKFFHGVFAILIFAAVPFFTGILSLKNKTARDFFEGKSTVLIKDGKILEDNLKKEKYTSDELLELLRGKNAFSVADVEFAVLEPSGELNVLLKKDRQPLTAKDVGLKVPNEKEPQTVIMDGNVLDEPLSSSGHNRAWLHSELEKLGVVIENVFLGQVDSYGQLTIDIYNDKLQMPSPQNKPLLLASLKKCHADLELFSLETKSKSASEMYSKNAKQIEKILNRVTYLLKE; via the coding sequence ATGTCTCACCTACCTGAATGGACACTTGTCATTCTCCGTTCTGTTTTTATATTAATCATGTTATTCGCTATTACAAAATGGTTAGGGAAAAGACAAATCTCCCAACTTTCCTTTTTTGAATACATAGCTGGAATGACGATTGGTGACATCGCTGCCCAAGTATCTACAGGGCTCGATCAAAAATTTTTCCATGGCGTCTTTGCGATACTCATTTTTGCTGCGGTACCCTTTTTCACAGGAATCCTCTCTTTAAAGAACAAAACAGCTCGAGATTTTTTTGAAGGGAAGTCTACCGTATTAATAAAAGATGGAAAAATACTTGAAGATAACTTAAAGAAAGAAAAATATACAAGTGACGAATTACTTGAACTACTCCGAGGAAAAAATGCATTCAGCGTAGCGGATGTTGAATTTGCTGTACTAGAACCGAGCGGTGAATTAAATGTATTATTAAAGAAAGATCGCCAACCCCTTACAGCAAAAGACGTAGGTTTAAAAGTACCAAACGAGAAGGAACCACAAACTGTTATTATGGATGGAAATGTACTAGATGAACCTCTGTCATCAAGCGGGCATAACCGCGCTTGGCTACATTCAGAATTAGAAAAGCTCGGCGTTGTCATTGAAAATGTTTTTCTCGGTCAAGTTGACTCGTACGGGCAACTTACTATCGACATTTATAATGACAAACTCCAAATGCCTTCTCCTCAAAACAAACCTTTATTATTGGCATCTTTAAAAAAATGTCATGCTGATCTTGAGCTATTTTCTTTAGAAACAAAATCGAAATCAGCAAGCGAAATGTATAGTAAAAACGCGAAACAAATCGAAAAGATTTTAAATAGAGTAACCTATCTTTTAAAAGAATAA
- the cggR gene encoding gapA transcriptional regulator CggR, with the protein MRSWIQNTKKLLPDLLPVMQTRMQILQYIRLMQPIGRRNLSASLGMTERVLRSEVQVLKEQNLVHVASSGMTLTEEGTALVLALEDFMKEISGLKVLEKQLKETLDLDEVFVVPGDSDESPWVKLEMGRACVTCIKDRLTANNIVAVAGGTTLAAAADMMQLDCKDLHMLFVPARGGIGEGVELEANTICAKMAQNTMSNYRLLYVPDHVSSEAYASIVTEPSVKEVLELIRSSNIVIHGIGDALTMARRRSTSEADWLKIQANEAVGEAFGYYFNEQGNVVHKVRTVGMQLEDLQNVSHVVAVAGGSSKAKAIQAVIKQGHTSILITDEGAAKQLTKGITL; encoded by the coding sequence ATGCGCTCATGGATTCAGAACACAAAAAAATTATTACCTGATCTGCTACCTGTTATGCAAACGAGAATGCAAATTCTTCAATACATTAGGCTCATGCAGCCGATTGGAAGAAGAAACTTATCAGCAAGTCTCGGTATGACAGAACGAGTATTGCGAAGTGAAGTTCAAGTTTTGAAAGAACAAAACTTAGTTCACGTCGCTTCTTCTGGAATGACTTTGACAGAAGAAGGAACAGCTTTAGTTCTTGCTTTGGAAGACTTTATGAAAGAAATTTCCGGGTTAAAGGTTTTAGAAAAGCAACTTAAGGAAACATTAGACTTGGATGAAGTTTTCGTTGTCCCTGGTGATAGTGATGAATCGCCGTGGGTCAAACTGGAGATGGGCCGTGCTTGTGTGACTTGTATAAAAGACCGTCTGACAGCGAATAATATCGTTGCTGTGGCTGGAGGAACTACGCTAGCTGCTGCTGCGGACATGATGCAACTTGATTGCAAAGATTTACATATGCTATTTGTCCCAGCACGTGGTGGAATTGGAGAAGGTGTTGAATTAGAAGCCAATACCATTTGTGCCAAGATGGCGCAAAATACGATGAGTAATTATCGCTTATTGTATGTTCCAGACCATGTTAGTAGCGAAGCATATGCGTCTATTGTGACAGAGCCCTCCGTGAAAGAAGTTCTTGAGTTGATTCGATCTTCCAATATCGTCATTCATGGAATCGGTGATGCGTTAACAATGGCACGTCGCAGAAGTACTTCGGAAGCAGATTGGTTAAAGATTCAAGCAAACGAAGCAGTTGGCGAAGCTTTCGGTTACTACTTTAATGAACAAGGAAATGTTGTTCATAAAGTAAGAACAGTTGGTATGCAACTTGAAGATTTACAAAATGTATCTCACGTTGTTGCAGTCGCTGGAGGTTCTTCAAAGGCAAAGGCAATACAGGCTGTAATAAAGCAAGGGCACACTTCAATTCTAATTACAGATGAAGGTGCAGCAAAACAATTAACAAAGGGTATTACCCTTTAA
- the spoVAE gene encoding stage V sporulation protein AE has protein sequence MIFFWAFVIGGLICVIGQLMFDVGKLTPAHTMATLVVAGAILDGFNLYEPLIDFAGAGATVPITSFGNALVHGAMEEAAKHGIVGVITGMFKVTSAGVSAAIIFGFIGALLFKPKG, from the coding sequence ATGATTTTCTTCTGGGCTTTTGTAATCGGTGGACTTATATGTGTAATTGGACAACTTATGTTTGATGTCGGCAAACTAACACCAGCTCATACAATGGCAACACTCGTTGTTGCTGGAGCTATATTAGACGGATTCAATTTGTATGAACCACTAATTGATTTCGCCGGAGCTGGGGCAACTGTACCTATTACAAGTTTTGGAAATGCCCTCGTTCACGGCGCGATGGAAGAAGCTGCAAAACATGGAATCGTCGGCGTAATTACTGGTATGTTTAAAGTAACGAGCGCAGGTGTATCCGCAGCGATTATTTTCGGCTTCATTGGAGCATTACTATTTAAACCGAAAGGATAA
- a CDS encoding glutaredoxin family protein, whose translation MKVVLYTKVDCGLCVQAKQVLQEVQCEYSFQIKEIDIYEDNDLLEKYHLMIPVVEIGGKQVEYGNIHKGVIINYIKNAVKS comes from the coding sequence ATGAAAGTTGTACTATATACAAAAGTAGATTGTGGTCTTTGCGTGCAGGCGAAACAAGTTTTACAAGAAGTACAATGTGAATATTCTTTTCAAATCAAGGAAATAGATATATATGAAGATAATGACCTTTTAGAAAAATATCATTTAATGATTCCGGTTGTAGAAATAGGCGGAAAACAAGTAGAATATGGTAACATTCACAAAGGTGTCATAATAAACTATATAAAGAATGCAGTTAAGAGTTGA
- the spoVAC gene encoding stage V sporulation protein AC, protein MSSKDKNLTPVQQEYKKFEQQREPKRPVLKNCIKAFFVGGFICLIGQLISTFYITYFDFTERSAGNPTVATLIFISMLLTGFGVYDRLGQFAGAGTAVPVTGFGNSVIAACIEHRTEGFVLGVGGNMFKLAGSVILFGVFSAFVIALIKTILVQWGGL, encoded by the coding sequence ATGTCTAGTAAAGATAAAAACTTAACACCTGTACAACAAGAATATAAAAAATTCGAACAACAGCGCGAACCGAAGCGCCCCGTTTTAAAAAATTGTATAAAAGCTTTTTTCGTCGGCGGATTCATTTGTCTAATAGGCCAACTGATTTCTACCTTTTATATTACGTATTTTGATTTCACTGAGCGCTCTGCCGGGAACCCTACCGTTGCAACTCTTATTTTTATCTCCATGCTACTTACGGGATTTGGCGTCTACGATCGCCTTGGACAATTTGCTGGTGCTGGTACCGCAGTTCCCGTCACTGGATTTGGTAATTCTGTTATTGCCGCATGTATTGAACACCGTACAGAAGGATTCGTTCTCGGCGTTGGTGGTAACATGTTTAAACTAGCAGGATCAGTCATCTTATTTGGCGTATTTTCCGCTTTCGTCATCGCACTTATTAAAACGATTCTCGTTCAATGGGGAGGGTTATAA
- a CDS encoding DUF1657 domain-containing protein translates to MTVITKLKQTVSGLKSAQASLEGFALDTDNQQAKQLFQTAAEQTQTIIDSLNPRVEEVQQEEPQYSQQ, encoded by the coding sequence ATGACTGTAATTACAAAACTAAAGCAAACTGTTTCTGGATTAAAAAGTGCACAAGCTAGCTTAGAGGGATTCGCTCTTGATACGGATAACCAACAAGCAAAGCAACTTTTCCAAACAGCTGCAGAGCAAACGCAAACTATTATTGATTCTTTAAACCCACGCGTTGAAGAAGTCCAACAAGAAGAACCACAATATTCACAGCAATAA
- a CDS encoding DUF1657 domain-containing protein, with the protein MTVIASVKTCLASLRGAQASLSSLSLNSQDEESKRVFHECMLEMDSVIADVKDRVSVLEREEPQYKGF; encoded by the coding sequence ATGACTGTTATCGCTAGCGTAAAAACTTGTCTTGCTAGTTTAAGGGGTGCTCAAGCAAGTTTAAGTTCCCTTTCATTAAATTCACAGGATGAAGAATCAAAACGCGTATTTCATGAATGTATGTTAGAAATGGACAGCGTCATCGCTGATGTTAAGGATAGAGTTTCAGTATTAGAACGTGAAGAACCTCAATATAAAGGGTTTTAA
- the rpoN gene encoding RNA polymerase factor sigma-54, with protein sequence MKASLLQEQSLRLAMTQELRQAITMLQYNVQELSEFLYEQSLENPLIELGGFEREKKSSNKSKSTSKQVDNQMEIYSVDSMTIQQHLLNQIQYYKIEEEERKVASFIIMNMDGNGYLQETNEELADLLSAPLHVVDRSVEIVQSLEPAGVGARNIQECLILQLKRLQRRDGLAEDIVEEHFAYFVKKDWRKLVHVLKCSNEELQSAVNCITSLQPKPGLAYSSDKPLYIVPDMAVKKEGDRLVLQMNERNMPRIEIHSEYSALLNNSESEVASYVSEKYQHVQWIMRSLKQRKQTLLQVMTIIMEKQRDFFWEGPAYLKPLALKEVAEELSVHESTISRATRNKYVQTPHGLFEMKSFFSNAVSTTEDEAVSTKRVKQFIQTLVEAENKKKPLSDQKISKLLEEEHEIVISRRTVAKYREQMHIPASSLRKTIG encoded by the coding sequence TTGAAGGCAAGTCTTTTACAAGAACAAAGCTTACGTTTGGCAATGACACAAGAGTTAAGGCAAGCGATTACAATGCTTCAGTATAATGTACAAGAATTATCGGAGTTTTTGTATGAGCAATCGTTAGAGAATCCCCTTATTGAGTTAGGTGGTTTTGAGAGGGAGAAGAAGAGCTCTAACAAAAGTAAAAGTACCAGCAAACAAGTCGATAATCAGATGGAAATCTACAGTGTGGATTCCATGACGATTCAGCAACATTTATTAAATCAAATACAGTATTATAAAATAGAAGAAGAAGAGCGAAAAGTAGCTTCTTTCATTATTATGAACATGGATGGAAATGGGTATTTACAAGAAACGAATGAAGAGTTAGCAGACCTCCTTTCTGCACCGCTTCATGTAGTCGATCGCTCTGTAGAGATTGTCCAATCACTTGAGCCAGCAGGGGTAGGAGCACGTAATATTCAGGAATGTCTTATTTTACAATTGAAGCGCTTACAAAGAAGGGATGGATTAGCGGAAGATATTGTAGAGGAGCACTTTGCTTATTTCGTGAAGAAGGATTGGCGAAAGCTCGTTCATGTGCTGAAGTGTAGTAATGAAGAATTACAATCGGCGGTGAACTGTATTACATCATTGCAGCCGAAACCAGGCCTTGCGTATTCTTCGGATAAACCACTGTATATTGTGCCTGACATGGCAGTGAAAAAAGAAGGCGATCGCCTCGTTTTACAGATGAATGAGAGAAATATGCCGAGAATTGAAATTCACTCTGAGTACAGTGCACTTCTTAATAATAGTGAAAGTGAAGTAGCATCTTACGTTTCAGAAAAGTATCAGCATGTGCAATGGATTATGCGCAGTTTGAAACAGAGAAAACAAACACTTCTGCAAGTGATGACGATTATTATGGAAAAACAACGTGATTTCTTTTGGGAAGGTCCAGCGTATTTGAAGCCACTCGCTTTAAAAGAGGTGGCGGAAGAGCTAAGTGTGCATGAGTCTACGATTAGTCGTGCAACAAGAAATAAGTATGTGCAAACACCACACGGTTTATTTGAGATGAAATCGTTCTTTAGTAATGCAGTTTCGACGACAGAGGATGAGGCAGTTTCAACAAAGCGAGTGAAACAGTTTATTCAAACGCTTGTGGAAGCAGAGAACAAGAAAAAGCCACTCTCAGATCAAAAGATTTCAAAATTATTAGAAGAAGAGCATGAAATTGTTATTTCTCGAAGAACAGTGGCGAAGTATAGAGAACAAATGCATATCCCAGCTTCATCATTACGAAAAACGATCGGATAG
- the spoVAD gene encoding stage V sporulation protein AD gives MLQGHRTWVFENKPVIISTGVIGGPFEAKGKIPEDFDTLHEDLWLGQDSYEKAHKILFEEACSRATEKARLRKDDIQFVLAGDLINQITPTSFACRTLGTPYLGLFGACSTSMEGLALGASIVNAKGAKYLLTGASSHNAAVEKQFRYPTEYGGQKPPTAQWTVTGAGAAILSDTGHGPRVTSATIGRIVDMGLTDPFNMGGAMAPAAVDTIEAHLRERNLDASHYDLIVTGDLGHVGREIAYDLLHKHGTEVTSEQFQDCGLLIYREGQPVIAGGSGPGCSATVVYGHLLNRMKRGEFKKILVVATGALLSPLTFQQEETIPCIAHAVSIEFGGATQ, from the coding sequence ATGTTACAAGGACACCGAACATGGGTATTCGAAAACAAGCCAGTTATTATTTCAACAGGTGTAATCGGTGGCCCCTTTGAGGCAAAGGGAAAAATCCCTGAAGACTTCGATACCCTTCATGAAGATTTATGGCTCGGACAAGATTCCTACGAAAAAGCACATAAAATTTTGTTTGAAGAAGCTTGTAGCCGTGCTACAGAAAAAGCGAGACTTAGGAAAGATGATATTCAATTCGTTCTCGCTGGAGATTTAATTAACCAAATTACGCCTACTAGCTTTGCATGCCGCACACTTGGCACACCTTATCTCGGATTATTTGGCGCTTGCTCTACTTCTATGGAAGGTTTAGCGCTCGGTGCAAGTATCGTAAATGCAAAAGGCGCAAAATATTTATTAACTGGAGCTTCAAGCCATAACGCTGCCGTGGAAAAACAATTTCGTTATCCAACTGAATATGGTGGTCAAAAACCTCCTACGGCCCAGTGGACAGTAACTGGTGCGGGCGCAGCTATTTTAAGCGATACAGGACATGGCCCAAGAGTAACTTCCGCCACAATTGGGCGCATTGTTGATATGGGATTAACTGATCCATTTAATATGGGAGGTGCAATGGCCCCTGCTGCTGTCGATACAATTGAAGCTCATTTAAGAGAAAGAAATCTTGATGCATCTCACTATGATTTAATCGTAACAGGCGACCTCGGACATGTTGGACGCGAAATTGCTTATGACTTACTACATAAACATGGAACAGAAGTAACGAGTGAACAATTTCAAGACTGCGGACTACTCATTTATAGAGAAGGTCAACCTGTAATAGCCGGCGGAAGTGGTCCAGGCTGTTCAGCGACAGTCGTATACGGTCACTTATTAAACCGAATGAAAAGAGGAGAATTCAAAAAAATACTTGTCGTTGCGACAGGCGCTTTACTATCTCCACTTACATTCCAACAAGAAGAAACGATTCCGTGTATCGCCCACGCCGTTTCGATTGAATTTGGAGGTGCAACGCAATGA